The DNA window GTCGATGTAGAAAGGAGAGCTCATGACATTCCACCTCTTGTTCATCGCCGGCCCAGCGGAAGGGCATGATCCGTCCGCAAGTGCATTGAAGCAACCAAGTCGAGACGGTACTGCAAGCACCTCGGTGATCGAAATAAGTTTGGCGACACTGGAAATGGTCGGGTTTGTAAACTGGAAACGGTCGGGTTTCCAAACTGGAGGCGGTCGGTTTTGCAAACTGGAATTAGTCGGCTTTTACGGTCCCCTAGCGGGAGTTTCCAGCCTTTGTAGCTGATCGGCATGTCTCGCGTTGTGGTGCTTGATGTTTGCCGGAAACTCCCGCTAGGCCTCGCCGGACTCGCGATGTGAGCCTGCGGCCCGCGCTTTAGCAGCCGTGGCATGCCGGGCGTGGTTGTGGGCCAGGCACCCGCTCCACGCCGCTCCCGCGGGGTGCACAATGACTCGGACGGGGTTCTTCAGTGCCGCCGCCCGTCATAATGGCTTGGGCGCACTCGTACACCGCCGATCGCCGATTGGGGTCGCCGGAGCCGCACCCGTCGAACCGGGCGAACTGTGGGTGTGGCCGGAGCTCGCAGCGCCGATGCCAATCACTTCCGGCCGCAGTTTCGGTGAGCAGTTGAATTAAATCCGACCGCGCTGGGCCGCCGATAGCCGTTGCTCGACCCAAGGCCAGTCGATTCGTTCCTGTTCGAGGCGCACTCGTGTACCCAGCCCGTCGCCAACCAGTTCCGAATAGAGGTCATACTCGTCCGGCGTCAGGCGCGTCAGGACCGACTTCGAGGGGTGGTCTTCGGTCACCCAACGATCGCGGTGGGCCACCAGCGTGTCACGGTCCATCAGTACCGAGCGCGCCCGCGGGAGCCGCGCCCGCAGGCGGTCGAGAATGGCGAAACCGTGCGTGTCGATGTCTCCCCAGTAGAGGACGTCGGCCTGCGCCAGCCAGAGCAGCCGGCCTATGCTGTCGACTTCGAAGCCCTTCCCCCAGAACACAATTCCGTCTTCGGGGACATCGACACTCAGGTAGCTGATCTCGTTCTCCACGATTACCGCAACGCGCGGTTCGACGGTGAGCTGCGCCAGCTCCTCGGGACGCGCCGCAAGCTCAGTCAGCGTCGGCCCCGGGAAACCCAGCGAGGGCGAGGGCCGGAGCCGCACCAATCCGGGCTTGCACCGCAGACCCAGATCGGCCAGGAACCCATTGGCCGTCGCCGACACGCTAAGCATCGCGGCCAGGACCGGTCGATGCCTCTCGGCAAACTTGGTGTCAACGCCGGGCGCGCTGATCTCGCGGAGGTATCGCTGCGACTGACGATGACTCTCGAGCCAAACGTAGGCAGCGATCAACTGCGGCATCTCGGACGCCAACTCGAGCGCGCGATGCGGATGGCCGACGATCCACTCGCGGACCGCCGGATGCGGGTCCGCCAGGGCCAGGAGTTCGTCGAAGCGACGGACCATCGTCGTCACGCCCAAGAGCGCGCACGCCTGCTCCATCGAGGACACCACCGCGCGGATGGGCAGGCGGTTACGGCCGATCTGTCGGCCACCGATCGACTGCCACTGCAAGGCATATCGGGTGTCGTCACGACGGCCGGCGTCGAGGGCGGCCACCCAGTCGCGGGCCGCAGCAATATCGTCACCTACCTGCGACGGTTTGGGGCCACGCAGCGGCACTTCGATCGGCTGAAAGGAATCGCCATTGGCGTAGGCCCGCAGCAGCGATCCGTCGTCCCACCGCCGTCTCACCCTGGCGACAATGTCGTCCGGTGTGGTCCACCCCGTGCTGATAGCGCCACTCCTCCTCATCGCTTCGTCCCCCGCAAGCGGGAGGTGCCCCCCACTGCATGTCGTCGGCGCGGCAATCACGACTGCCGTGCGTCTCGGCGTGTCCGGTATTCCTCGATGGTCATCGTCTGGAGCCGCGAGAACGTTCCGGTGGGATTGTCCACGAACCCGATCGCCTTGACGTAGGGCTCGATGACGTGAACCTTCTGCAAAGGCGTGACGATGAGAAGTTGCAGCCCGAGTGTCGCGAAGAGTTGCAACGCGTAGCGCGTGGAGACATCCGAGCCGCGCCCGAAGGCCTCGTCGATGACGGCGAACCGGAAGTCGCGTGACTGCTCGGCACCCCACTCGAGCCCGAACTGGTATGCGAGTGACGCCGCGAGGATCGTGTAGGCGAGCTTCTCTTTCTGGCCGCCGGACTTACCGTCGGAATCGCTGTAATGCTCCCATTCATCACCGGTCTCGGCGTCACACTCGGACGCGGAGAAGACGAACCAGTTACGCACGTCGGTGACGCGGCGGGTCCACGTCCTGTCGGATTCGGCGTAGCCGTCGCGCCCACGGAAGCGCTCGATGATCCGCTTGACGTCGAGGAATCGCTGCTCCGAGTATTGGTCGCCGTCGAGCGCAAGGCTGTCGTTGGTCAGGTTGCGCAGATCCGAACGGAATTGTGCGACATCCTGATTCGTCGCAGGCTCCTTCCCCAGCCGGATGTAGCGGCCCGGGTTGTAGGGCACCGCGCCGAGCGCCTCGTTGATCCGATCCACCCGCTCGTCGATTGCCGAAGCCTGCCGATTGAGCCAGTTGTTGAAGCCCGCCAGCTCCTGGATGGCGTTCTTGTTGAGCTGCTCCTTGAACTCGGCTTCGAAACGCGGGAGGTCGTCGGTCGCGACGCGATCACGGAACATCAAAAAGTCTTGTCGGGACTCGACATTGGCGTCCATGTCCGCGCGAAGCTCGGGCCACCGACGCAACACCTCGCTCATGTACTGGCCGAGGTTCAACGCATGGCCGTTGAGTTGGCCGGTGAGGCGCTCGATGCGCCGATGGAGATCCGCCGACAGCGCCACCTCCGCCTCGGCGCAATCCGCCGCCCGCACCGGGCGGTTCTCCCCCAGGCGTTCGTCGAGGGCGGCGTATGACGCGCGAGCAACCACCAGCTCGTGCTCTGGCCGCGCCGCGACAAACTCGTCGTCGCGCTTCTTTGCCTGCTCTGCTTGCCTTTTCGCCACCGCCGTGGTGGCAAGCCTGCCGGTGAGATGGTCGATCGACTCTCCCACGGCTTTGGCCTGCTCGTCGTTGTCGGCGAGCGCCCGCGCGATCTCCTCCAGTCGCGAAGAGCCGGCGAGCAGCCGGACGCGTTCGGCATCGTGGTCGTTTGCGCGCGCCTGGGCCTCGTCGACATCGAGGTCGTTCCAGGAGTGGTAGCCCTCGAGACGGGCGAGGGCTTGCAGTTTTGCCTGCACCGCATCCCGCCGGGCATCGAGCCTCGCCAAGTCGGTAGCGGCCGTCGCGAGCTTTTCCTCCAGCTCGGCGAGCTCGTCGCGAAGCGCGGCGATCTTTCGCTCGTTGGCCCAGCCGAGGACCCAGCGACGGGGGTCATCGACGCGGTGCCGGTCGTCCTTCTCGTGGCGCTCACCCGAACGCACCTGACCCTCGCGAGTCACCGCGCGCCGCTGGCCGCGGAACTCCTCGAGGCTCAGCGCGCACCAGTAGTCGGCCCGCTTCGTGAGCTCGTCGGTGAGGTACTGATGGAACGGCCCGTCCTTGACCTCGATGCAGTCGGCGAGCCAGAGCCGCTCGTGCCCGGGTTGTTGGAGCGGAACCCGTTGTCTGGCAACCCTTTCGTACACAAGCTTGGCGCCGACCGGCTTACCGCCGCGCCCATGGAACGTGAGCCTTCGCCCGTTCACCCATCCGGCGACGGCGTCGTAGTGCTGCTGCTGCACCAGCAGCGACAGGGCGAACCCCCGCAGCACCCGCTCCGCGGCGCCCCGCCACTCAGCGTGCTCCTCGGTCACGTCGAGCAGTTCCCCCGCATACGGAAGGTCATCCGGCGTCAGCCCCAGAGCCGCACACAGCTCCGCGCGCACCTCGACCTGCTCGACGGGCAGGTTGCTGGTGCGTTGCTCCAGGCTCGCGAGTTCCTCGGAGACGAGGCCGCGCTGCCGTTGGAGATCCCTCTCGCGCCCGATCGCGTCGGCAATGGCCGCATCGAGCGCTCCCTTCTCCGTGGTAAGCCGCGACCGCTCGGTAGAGGCCAGGGCGGACAATTCCGCGAAGTCCTCGCTCCCGGCGACCGGTTCCAGCCCGGCTTCGGCGACGGCGACATCGAACCGCGTCCGGGCCTGAAGACGGCTCTGGGCCTGGGCACGCGCCTCTTGGGTGAGTCGCTCCAACTCGCCTATGCGGTCCCCGCCGGCCCTGGCGCGCTCCTCGATAAGAGCGTCGTGTTCGTGTTTGAGCTTCTGCTCCTTGGCTTTAGCGGCGTCCTGCTCCTTCAGCAGGCCCAAACCCTCGGCCTCCAGCTGCGCAATCTCGTCGCCGAGCAGACCGGAACGAAGCTCGGCGACGAACAGCCGGACCGCGGATCGCTCGCGCTCCAACGACTCACGCTCCGCGAGCGCGGCGTCGTACTTTGCCGCGGTCTGCGCGACGGGCTCGAGCGCCTCGAGCTGCTCTCGCGCTCTCTTGACGGCATCGTGCGCCTTGGTCAGGTCATCGAAATGGGCAATGATGTCTCGAACCCGCTCGGTCGAGTCGCTCGGTTCGAGCATGTGGTCGCGCACGAAGTCGTTGAGGTTGCCGACCGACTTCATCGAAACGGTCTGGTGAAACAGCTCGAGCGCCTGCTCCGATCGGATTCCGAGCAGGCGGCGCAACGAGGTCCCGTACTTGGGGAATTCGTCGAAGATCTCCGCCCCGGTAGCGCGCAGCCGCTTGCGAGATCGCGCAGGTCAGTGCCGAAGTCGGCGAAATCGGTTGCGATCGAGAGCGCTTTGGTTGCGGTGACGAAGAAGCGGTAGGGCTGGCCGGTGCTTTCGCGCTGCTGGAAGACCTGCGCCAGGGTGACCGTCTCGTCGTAGCCGTGGTTGGTGAACACCCCGAGGACCACGGAGTAGGTCCGCTTGTTCTCGCGCAGGCCCTTACCCCGTGACCGTCCGGTGGCCTCGTTTCGCTCGGACTTGTAGTGGCCTTCGACGTAGGACCGCAAGGTGCGTTCCTTGGCCTCGGCGCCCGCGGCCTTGTTGTAGGCGGCCTTGTGCGACGGCATCAGCAATGTTGTGAGCGCGTCGACGAACGTCGACTTGCCGGAGCCGATATCCCCGGTGAGTAGGGACGTCTCGGTGCCGGGAGTGAACCGCCAGATCTGGGAGTCGAACGTGCCCCAGTTCAAAACTTCCGCAAACTGGAGCCGGTAGCCGGCCCTTCGGGTATCCCCGAGTCCGACCATCGAGAAGAGTCCGTCACTCATCGCCGGCCGCCGCTCCGGCATACTCCCGCAGCTTCGCCGCGAAGTCGGACAAGGTCTGGGCGTCGACGTAGGCCTTGAGAATGCGCCGCACCTCCCAATGGTCGCTTTGGCCACGCAGCTGCCGCAGGAACCCGAGTTCGCGCGCCTTGTTGATCGTCGTTTCGGCCTGGTCGACGACGCGCGCATCGTTGGTGGACTCGGCCTGAAAGAGCCTCAGCATCTCCACGATCTGATCGGTGGACAGGACCAGCCTGCCATCGCCGCCGCCCGTCTCGAACTCGACGAGCCGCTTGCGCAGCAACACCAGCAGCAGGCTGACGTTGTAGGTCAGGGCGCGCCGTCGCACCAGGCGCGGCAGCGCCTCCCGTGCATCCTGGCCGTCTTCCTCGGGCCGGGATCGAAGGTAGGCGTAGCCCTCGGCGTCATCGACGACCACGTCGACCCCGATGGTGGCGAAATGGTCTCGGACACCGGCGCCCAGGCGTTCCAGCGTCAGCCAGGTGTCCTCGTCCGATTCTCGGTAGACGACACCCTGCATCAGGCGGATGATCGCGCTGGCAACCGCGTGTTCGTTGCTCATCTGCGCCGCTCCTCCTCGTCGCTACGCTCCGCATCGTCGCCATCGCGGCTCATCTGCGCCGCTCCTCCTCGTCGCTACGCTCCGCATCGTCGCCATCGCGGCTCATCTGCGCCGCTCCTGCTCGTCGCTACGCTCCGCATCGTCGCCATCGCGGCTCATCTGCGCCTCACCGTCACCTTCGGCAGCCTCGCTCGCTTGGTGACCCCCCGGTCGGCGGGGTCGGTGTATTCCAGCAATGTCTCGTCCGTGTCGTCCATATCGACCGTCACGTCTTCGTCATCGAGGGCGAGGTAGCCGACGATCTCCGCCGCGCCCTGCTCGATGGGGTGCATCGCGATGACGTCGGTCAACAGAGCCGTGGAGCTCTGGGGCAGAACGCTTCGCACGATCTCGACCAAGCGCGCCGGGTCGACGAACCTCTGGCTGAAAAGGAGCTCGGCGTCCACCTCCTCGGTGGCCTGCGCGATTTGGCTCTCAACCGCCACCGCCGGAGGCGATTGGTAGAGCGGGCGCTCGAACGGAAGCGCTATTTCGATGCCTGGCAGATCGACGTCGAGCCCGAAGGTGGGGGGATTGTCGCGCAGCTCGAGGGCAACGCCTTCCACCGAGCGAACCAGGTCGAGAACGCGCCGGTTCTCCATCCAGACCTGGTCGTCGAGGAAACGGCGCAGCTGCTCGGAAATCTGACGGACCGTGCGCTGCGTCCGATCGGCGGCCTCGGACCAGTCGTGGTGGATGCCGCGAATGCGGTGATCGACTTCAATCACCTCAAGGGCTGACACCTTGGCGAGCAACTCCGCCAGTTCGGTTTGACGCGATTCCGAGAGAAGGAAATCGTAGAACGACTGGAAGCTGCGCCCCTGGTCCGAGCCGGCGATCTGGGAGCGGCTTCCGACCAAGTTGGCCAGCAGTTCGCCCTTGGAGCCATCCCATACCGCAATCTTTTCTCGCGCGGCACGGTCGAGAAGTCGGAAGTTCTCCTCAACCTCGCGGAAGTCGGCGAGCAGTTCCCGCGCCGTCGCCGACAGCTGCTGGTAGCGGTCGCGGACCCCGGTCGCGTCCAGCACGGTGATGAAGCCGGCTTCGACCGCCGCGATCTCGGCGTCGAGTTCGTCGCGGCGGCGGCGCAGTTCGGCCAACCGGACCTCGGGTTCGACTTCGGTTCCGTGCACGATCTGTCGTAGTAGCTCGACCACGGTGTGCAGCCTGGACTCGGTCCCCACGAAAGACCTGCCCCGCAGGCTCGTCACCCACGCATAGGCCTTCTCGAACGCCGGGGTGACCTCGTAGTGCACTTCGTCGTCGCCGGGCGGATAAAAACGCCGCAGATACGCGGTGTCGGTGGCCGCCCAGTCCTCCAAATAAGACCGCGCGTCCTTAGGAAACCGCTCGGAGCCGTCCTCGGTGGAGATCTCGGCATTCAGCGCATGGAGGTGGTCGTCCAGCTGCGCCGCGACCTCACTTGCCGGGCGGGCGCCGCGGTTGCCCTCGACGAAAAACTCTCCGAGGAAGGCCAGGATCAGGGCGGAGTTGCCGGCGCGCAGCAGTCGCCAAGCGGGGTGTCGTTCCCGCAGCGCGTCGATCGCCGCATAGTCCATCACCGAAAGGGTAGAGAATCCCACCGACAGATTCCGGCACGCTCGCCGGGAAAGACGGCCTCGTCCGGATCTGCCGACGAAGGTGCAATTGCCTGGGTCCTCTACTCGCGCCGGACCGGCGCTCGCCGTCGCGGGGCCGGTTGCAGCGGCGCTGCACCACGACGCAGTGGTTGAGTTGGCGCCGCTTTACGATTCACTGTCCACGCTGCAATACCCCGAACTGTCCGCGACCGCGGGCAGCAAAATCAGTGCGCAGCATTCGCTTGCCAAGGTGGATCGGCAGGCGCTTTTCGACGAGGCGAGGGCCATGGGCCTCCCCGCTCGCGCAGTCGGGCAGGCGCTCGACGAACTCTCTACGCACGTCCACTCAGGCATAGAGAACCTGCCCGCCGAGATCACCGAAGGCTGGCCGTCGCGACACGTGATTGAGGCGGGGCTGGAGCGATTGCATCGACCTGAGACCGGACGGCCACTCGGCGGCGTCAAACGATCATCGCGGCGGGGCCGAACGCCGGACACGATCACCGCGGATAAACGCGGGGCCGCCCCACGGATGAGAGGCTGAGCGGATGGGTGGATCGAGTTACGCGACGTTGGATGCCTTGATCGCGCAGGCGACAGTCGACTGCTACAACGACAGCGAGTGCGTGACCGGCCTATACACCACGCTCGACCAGCATCTCGCCACGCCGTTTCAGACTGTGGTCCTCGGCGTGGACGTCACCGTGGCGGGAGTCGACCTAACCGACGACGAGCAGATCGTGGCCGTGTGCACCCGCGGCCGGTCGACACAGCGCATCCCGATCCTGAACCTTCCCCTGCCGACACCGCACCCTGACGGCGCGCAATGGATTGAGGCGTATCGCCGCTGGGTGAAAAGAGCGTGAACACCGTCGACCACCTGCGCGATGTCGACGGCGAGCACCGGGTGCGGCTGACGCAGGCCGAAGCCCTCACCAACCTGCGCACCGTGCTCGAGCTGTGCGCGGCCGGCGAGGTGAAGTGCAGCGCCAAGACGGGTCGGCCCTCGGCAGCGACCATCCGTGCCGTCGATACGCACCTTGCGGACGGCGACTTCTACGCCGGCGAAGCCATCGCCAGCTTCGCCTGGCCGCTGCTCATCCAGGCCGGCGGACTGGCCAAGCTCGAAGAAACCCGGCTCCAACCAACCACGAGGGGCCTTGCGGCGCCGGGTAAACCACCGGTGGAAGTGGTTCGCCACCTATGGCAACGATGGCTCACCCACGCGCCGATCGACGAATTCAGCCGGATCGAGAACATCAAGGGCCAGCTGCCGCAACGTGCTCACCGCGGCCAAGACCCGCCGCCAGCTGGTCGGCCGGGCGCTGACCAGCTGCCCGCCAGGCGAATGGATCGACGTCGACCACCTGTTCAGCAGGATGCGCCGCGGCAACATGAGCCCTACCATCGCCCGCAACGAGATGGCGCTGTGGAAGCTCTATCTGGTCGATCCGCAGTACGGCAGCCTCGGTTATGCCGGGCACCACAACTGGGAGATCCTGGAAGGCCGCTACACCCTGGCCGTTCTGTTCGAGTACGCCGGCACCCTGGGCCTGGTCGACCTCGACTACATCCATGCGGCCGGCGCCCGCGAGGACTTCCGGGACAACTGGGGCAGCGACGAGCTGGATGCCCTCAGTCGCTATGACGGCCTGCGGTCGATCCGGCTCAATGAGCTCGGCGCTTACGTGTTCGGCTTGACCGACACTTACCGGCCGGTCGACTCCGACGCTGCCGACGGTGCGCCGCTGAAGGTACTGCCCAACCTCGACATTGTCGCCACCGGGGACGTCACCGCCGCGGACCGGCTCTTGCTCACCGCTTACGCGAAACAGACCGCCGACCGCGTCTGGACGGTCTCGACCGCCAGCCTGCTCTCGGCGATCGATTCCGGGCGCCGACTTTCCGAATTCACCACGTTCCTGACCGCTCGCACCGCGCACGAAGTCAGCGCGCTGGACACGCTGGTGGCCGACGTCCACCGCCGAGCCGGGCAGCTCGCCGACCTGGGCCATGCCCGCTTGATCGAATGCGCCGACCCCGCCACCGCCGCTCTCATCTCGCGCGACCGTAGGCTGCGCCCGCTGTGCCGCCCGATCGGCGACAGACATCTCGCCGTCCCGGTGGATCAAGAGCTGAAGTTCCGCACCACTCTGCTCCAACTCGGCTACGTCCTGCCGGGACAAGCGATGACGTGAGACATCGCCCTGACGGCCGACTCGCCGGTGCCGCAACGGGCATGAAAATGGCTCCCGGAGGAGTCTCCGGGAGCCATTTCCGCTGGTAGCGGGGACAGGATTCGAACCTGCGACCTCTGGGTTATGAGCTACGGGCCAGGGGTTTCGGGTGTTCGTGTGGTCTCATTTGCGCAGGTCAGCTGCGGTGAGGTGTCCGACTGGTTGCACCTGGTCGCACCGATTTGGGGCGGTTTCGCGGAGTTTTGTTCCCAAATTTGTTCCCAACCTTGCGGTCACCGACGCGCAGAAGCCGGTCGGCTCACGCGACGGATTTACAGTCCGCGGGACGCCCTGCGAATAACGACGAATCCCCCGGTGCATGCCCCGGGGGATCGCGGTCACC is part of the Mycobacterium sp. HUMS_12744610 genome and encodes:
- a CDS encoding DUF3322 domain-containing protein, producing the protein MSTGWTTPDDIVARVRRRWDDGSLLRAYANGDSFQPIEVPLRGPKPSQVGDDIAAARDWVAALDAGRRDDTRYALQWQSIGGRQIGRNRLPIRAVVSSMEQACALLGVTTMVRRFDELLALADPHPAVREWIVGHPHRALELASEMPQLIAAYVWLESHRQSQRYLREISAPGVDTKFAERHRPVLAAMLSVSATANGFLADLGLRCKPGLVRLRPSPSLGFPGPTLTELAARPEELAQLTVEPRVAVIVENEISYLSVDVPEDGIVFWGKGFEVDSIGRLLWLAQADVLYWGDIDTHGFAILDRLRARLPRARSVLMDRDTLVAHRDRWVTEDHPSKSVLTRLTPDEYDLYSELVGDGLGTRVRLEQERIDWPWVEQRLSAAQRGRI
- a CDS encoding DUF3375 domain-containing protein, translating into MDYAAIDALRERHPAWRLLRAGNSALILAFLGEFFVEGNRGARPASEVAAQLDDHLHALNAEISTEDGSERFPKDARSYLEDWAATDTAYLRRFYPPGDDEVHYEVTPAFEKAYAWVTSLRGRSFVGTESRLHTVVELLRQIVHGTEVEPEVRLAELRRRRDELDAEIAAVEAGFITVLDATGVRDRYQQLSATARELLADFREVEENFRLLDRAAREKIAVWDGSKGELLANLVGSRSQIAGSDQGRSFQSFYDFLLSESRQTELAELLAKVSALEVIEVDHRIRGIHHDWSEAADRTQRTVRQISEQLRRFLDDQVWMENRRVLDLVRSVEGVALELRDNPPTFGLDVDLPGIEIALPFERPLYQSPPAVAVESQIAQATEEVDAELLFSQRFVDPARLVEIVRSVLPQSSTALLTDVIAMHPIEQGAAEIVGYLALDDEDVTVDMDDTDETLLEYTDPADRGVTKRARLPKVTVRRR
- a CDS encoding DUF4194 domain-containing protein gives rise to the protein MSNEHAVASAIIRLMQGVVYRESDEDTWLTLERLGAGVRDHFATIGVDVVVDDAEGYAYLRSRPEEDGQDAREALPRLVRRRALTYNVSLLLVLLRKRLVEFETGGGDGRLVLSTDQIVEMLRLFQAESTNDARVVDQAETTINKARELGFLRQLRGQSDHWEVRRILKAYVDAQTLSDFAAKLREYAGAAAGDE